From Triticum aestivum cultivar Chinese Spring chromosome 4A, IWGSC CS RefSeq v2.1, whole genome shotgun sequence, a single genomic window includes:
- the LOC123087440 gene encoding probable indole-3-pyruvate monooxygenase YUCCA9, translating to MMASRTMWVNGPIIVGAGPAGIAAAACLHTRGVPSVVLDRDDCLASLWQRRTYDRLRLHLPKHFCQLPGMPFPDHYPEYPTKHQFVAYLESYAAAFHVRPRFRQSVVSARFDHAAGLWRVTASDASDDAEVVTEYIGRWLVVATGENAERVIPDLDGADSFKGPVSHVSEYKSGEPYKGKRVLVVGCGNSGMEVCLDLCDHGARPSMVVRDGVHVLPREMLGVATFSVAVFLLRFLPLRLVDRLLVLLAGLFLGGDLARLGLRRPSHGGPLELKNSKGRTPVLDIGALDKIRAGEIKIVPGVKRMEAGGAELVDGRFVAADAVILATGYHSNVPQWLKGSDFFSGEGYPKVDFPEGWKGESGLYSVGFTRRGLAGLSLDAVRVASDIATEYHSTSPSPSPSMIAQQQAET from the exons ATGATGGCATCGCGCACCATGTGGGTGAACGGCCCCATCATCGTGGGCGCGGGGCCGGCGGGCATCGCGGCGGCGGCCTGCCTGCACACGCGCGGCGTCCCCTCCGTCGTCCTCGACCGCGACGACTGCCTCGCCTCGCTCTGGCAGCGCCGCACCTAcgaccgcctccgcctccacctccccAAGCACTTCTGCCAGCTCCCCGGGATGCCCTTCCCCGACCACTACCCCGAGTACCCCACCAAGCACCAGTTCGTCGCCTACCTCGAGTCCTACGCCGCCGCCTTCCACGTCCGCCCCCGCTTCCGCCAGTCCGTCGTCTCCGCACGCTTCGACCACGCCGCCGGCCTCTGGCGGGTCACCGCCTCCGACGCTTCCGACGACGCTGAGGTCGTCACGGAGTACATCGGTCGTTGGCTGGTGGTGGCCACGGGCGAGAACGCGGAGCGCGTCATCCCGGACCTGGACGGCGCCGACTCCTTCAAGGGCCCGGTGAGCCACGTGTCCGAGTACAAGTCCGGCGAGCCGTACAAGGGGAAGCGGGTCCTGGTCGTCGGCTGCGGCAACTCCGGCATGGAGGTGTGCCTGGACCTGTGCGACCACGGCGCGCGGCCGTCCATGGTGGTGCGCGACGGCGTGCACGTGCTCCCGCGCGAGATGCTCGGCGTCGCCACCTTCTCCGTCGCCGTCTTCCTGCTCCGCTTCCTGCCTCTGCGCCTCGTCGACCGCCTCCTGGTGCTCCTCGCGGGGCTCTTCCTCGGCGGCGACCTGGCCAGGCTCGGGCTGAGGAGGCCCTCCCATGGAGGCCCGCTGGAGCTGAAGAACAGCAAGGGCCGGACGCCCGTGCTGGACATCGGCGCGCTGGACAAGATCCGCGCCGGGGAGATCAAGATCGTGCCCGGGGTGAAGCGGATGGAGGCCGGTGGCGCGGAGCTGGTGGACGGGCGGTTCGTGGCGGCCGACGCCGTGATCCTGGCCACCGGCTACCACAGCAACGTCCCACAGTGGCTCAAG GGAAGCGACTTCTTCAGCGGAGAGGGGTACCCCAAGGTGGACTTCCCGGAGGGGTGGAAGGGCGAGTCGGGGCTCTACTCCGTCGGCTTCACGCGCCGGGGCCTCGCCGGCCTCTCCCTCGACGCCGTCAGGGTCGCCAGCGACATCGCAACCGAGTACCACAgcacgtcgccgtcgccgtcgccgtcgatgATCGCACAGCAACAAGCAGAGACATGA